A part of Cystobacter ferrugineus genomic DNA contains:
- a CDS encoding VOC family protein, with translation MRVKRIVANVVGPTPASAARFYKEILGLDVLMDMGWIATYGSDEEMTIQISFISEGGSGAPAPDLSIEVDDLDAVLRRVKKARIPVEYGPCDEPWGVRRFFVRDPFGKLVNILAHG, from the coding sequence ATGCGAGTCAAGAGAATCGTCGCCAACGTGGTGGGCCCAACACCGGCTTCGGCCGCTCGCTTCTACAAGGAAATCCTTGGTCTCGACGTCCTCATGGACATGGGATGGATTGCGACCTACGGGTCCGACGAGGAGATGACGATACAGATCAGTTTCATCTCTGAAGGTGGCTCGGGTGCACCGGCGCCAGACCTGTCGATCGAGGTGGACGACCTGGACGCGGTGCTGCGTCGGGTGAAGAAGGCAAGAATCCCGGTGGAGTATGGCCCGTGCGACGAGCCGTGGGGCGTGCGCCGGTTCTTCGTGCGAGATCCATTCGGCAAGTTGGTGAACATCCTCGCCCACGGCTGA
- a CDS encoding LysR family transcriptional regulator — MPAEKRTPQLDWDDLRHFAALARHGSLAAASRALGTARSTIARRVEGLERRLGRPLLVRTPDGFRLTDDGSTVLAQATAMEEAALVVQRRLQGDDGPKGPVRLTTSRSLAHGFLVDRLGPLHDRHPGLDVELIAETRVLSLSRSEADIAIRLGRPADSDLLARKAATVGYAFFAPARKRDALLSREQPPLVGYGADNQTAEAAWMASRFPSHRFIFRSNSLQAQAAAARAGYGIVLLPCFLAASHPGLVRIPFGPLPPEREVWILMRRDSARVPRVKVVGDHLFELFRDERGLLSGSQAQGE; from the coding sequence ATGCCCGCCGAAAAACGCACACCCCAGTTGGATTGGGACGACCTCCGCCACTTCGCGGCCCTGGCCCGGCACGGCAGTCTGGCCGCCGCGAGCCGGGCCCTGGGCACCGCCCGCTCGACGATCGCGCGGCGTGTCGAGGGACTGGAGCGTCGGCTCGGCAGGCCGCTGCTCGTTCGGACGCCAGACGGTTTCAGGCTCACCGACGATGGCTCGACCGTGTTGGCGCAAGCGACCGCGATGGAAGAGGCCGCGCTGGTGGTGCAGCGTCGTCTCCAGGGCGATGACGGTCCGAAGGGACCGGTGCGGCTCACCACGTCCCGCTCCCTGGCCCATGGCTTCCTGGTGGACCGGCTGGGACCGCTCCATGACCGCCACCCCGGGCTCGACGTCGAGCTCATCGCCGAGACGCGGGTGCTCAGCCTGTCCCGCTCGGAGGCGGACATCGCGATCCGTCTCGGTCGGCCCGCCGACAGCGACCTGCTGGCCCGGAAAGCCGCCACGGTGGGTTATGCCTTCTTCGCGCCCGCTCGAAAGCGCGATGCGCTCCTTTCCCGCGAGCAGCCACCCCTCGTCGGGTATGGCGCGGACAATCAGACCGCCGAGGCGGCCTGGATGGCGTCCCGCTTTCCCAGCCATCGGTTCATCTTCCGAAGCAACAGCCTCCAGGCGCAGGCGGCGGCCGCGCGGGCCGGATATGGCATCGTGCTGCTGCCCTGTTTCCTGGCCGCGAGCCATCCAGGCCTCGTGCGGATCCCGTTCGGCCCGCTTCCGCCCGAGCGCGAGGTCTGGATACTGATGCGCCGCGACTCGGCCCGGGTGCCCCGGGTGAAGGTGGTGGGAGACCATCTGTTCGAGCTCTTCCGTGACGAGCGCGGGCTGCTGTCCGGGTCCCAGGCTCAGGGGGAATAG
- a CDS encoding TIR domain-containing protein — MDRPTVFISYSHEDEAWKERVSTHLTVLHESLEAWDDSHIEPGADWRTELEQAISGAGAAVLLISAHFLSSRFILEEEVPRLLQRRADSGLHLIPLLLSPCDWEAAEWLQRLQLRPRGARALSEQSRHAIDAELASLAKELRLLTSRSVQDVVSAPYLPRPVDVSISRLPLSGEHLFGRERELALLDGAWADPDTHVISLVAWGGVGKSSLVNQWLGKLAMNHYRGAHRVYGWSFFSQGQRDTTALADDFLSEALKRMGDPAPTQGAVWERGERLARYIQQERMLLILDGLEPLQAQPGPTWGRLKDPGLSVLVRELAFFNPGLCVITSRVRVTDIDHFRNTTAPVIELEGLSEAAGAELLQSLGVGGSQEELQQASRELGGHSLALNLLGTYLFGELCRVYTLLGEPARAVQYGERAVGLSRETGAAWQHSRQLAILACALTQCGRSAEAEELCLRAASLPRGEDWLVFLFGDLAYCELLLDQGRSQEVFLRLGPYVEWERSSGSRQLVGTLQWCLGKAHLRRSAEAPESLGLALEFLSEGILLMRKVGTPMLITPALTSRAAVHRLRGSFELAWRDLPAAPGACLSHLTQANTSMTTCPLADPPGGT, encoded by the coding sequence ATGGACAGGCCCACCGTCTTCATCAGCTACAGCCACGAGGATGAGGCGTGGAAGGAGCGTGTCTCGACCCATCTGACCGTCCTCCACGAGTCCCTGGAAGCCTGGGACGACTCCCACATCGAGCCAGGTGCGGACTGGCGGACGGAACTCGAGCAGGCGATCAGCGGTGCGGGCGCGGCGGTGCTGCTGATCTCGGCCCACTTCCTGAGTTCGAGGTTCATCCTCGAGGAAGAAGTGCCCCGGCTCCTCCAGCGCCGGGCGGACAGCGGGCTTCACCTCATTCCCCTGTTGCTCTCGCCCTGTGACTGGGAGGCCGCCGAGTGGCTTCAGCGGTTGCAGCTTCGCCCCAGGGGGGCTCGAGCCCTGTCGGAGCAGAGCAGGCATGCCATCGATGCGGAACTCGCCTCCCTGGCCAAGGAGCTTCGCCTGCTCACGAGCAGGTCGGTCCAGGATGTCGTTTCCGCGCCGTACCTTCCGCGGCCGGTCGATGTCTCCATCTCCAGGCTGCCCCTCTCCGGGGAGCATCTGTTTGGCCGCGAGCGGGAGCTGGCCCTGCTCGATGGTGCGTGGGCCGATCCGGACACCCACGTCATCAGCCTGGTGGCCTGGGGCGGAGTGGGCAAGTCCAGTCTGGTGAATCAATGGCTGGGAAAACTTGCGATGAACCATTACCGCGGGGCGCACCGGGTCTATGGCTGGTCCTTCTTCAGCCAGGGCCAGCGGGACACGACGGCCCTGGCCGATGACTTCCTGTCCGAGGCGCTCAAGCGCATGGGTGACCCCGCCCCGACCCAGGGAGCGGTCTGGGAGCGCGGTGAGCGGCTGGCCAGGTACATCCAGCAGGAGCGGATGCTGCTCATCCTGGACGGGCTGGAGCCGCTGCAGGCCCAGCCGGGACCCACCTGGGGCCGGCTCAAGGATCCCGGCCTGTCGGTCCTCGTTCGCGAGCTGGCCTTCTTCAACCCCGGGTTGTGCGTCATCACCTCGCGCGTTCGCGTCACCGACATCGATCACTTCCGCAACACCACCGCGCCCGTCATCGAGCTGGAGGGGCTCTCGGAGGCCGCGGGGGCGGAGTTGCTCCAGAGCCTGGGGGTGGGTGGTTCGCAAGAGGAATTGCAACAGGCCTCACGTGAGCTCGGCGGGCACAGCCTGGCCCTCAACCTGCTGGGAACCTACCTCTTCGGCGAGCTGTGCCGGGTGTACACCCTCCTCGGCGAGCCGGCCCGGGCCGTCCAGTACGGCGAGCGCGCCGTCGGGTTGTCGCGAGAGACGGGGGCTGCCTGGCAACACAGCCGCCAGCTCGCCATCCTCGCCTGTGCGCTCACCCAGTGCGGCCGCTCGGCAGAGGCCGAGGAACTCTGCCTGCGCGCCGCCTCCCTGCCACGGGGCGAGGACTGGCTGGTGTTTCTCTTCGGCGACCTCGCGTATTGCGAGCTGCTGCTGGATCAGGGCCGCTCCCAGGAGGTGTTCCTCCGGCTCGGTCCCTATGTGGAATGGGAGCGGTCGTCAGGCAGCCGGCAGCTCGTGGGAACGCTCCAATGGTGCCTGGGCAAAGCCCACCTGCGGCGGAGCGCGGAGGCTCCGGAGTCTCTCGGCCTGGCGCTGGAGTTCCTGAGCGAAGGCATCCTGCTGATGCGCAAGGTGGGGACGCCGATGCTGATAACCCCCGCCTTGACCAGCCGGGCCGCGGTCCACCGGCTGCGGGGCTCGTTCGAGCTGGCGTGGAGAGACCTGCCAGCAGCACCTGGCGCCTGCCTTTCACACCTCACGCAGGCGAACACGTCCATGACCACGTGCCCCCTGGCCGATCCGCCGGGAGGCACCTAG
- a CDS encoding AAA family ATPase → METTELLMPCVPALLVRRAARHPAAPEQAESRCFPAAVLLADVSGFTPLTERLAQRGSAGAEELSRLLEQLFGPLVEVVAAHGGEILHFPGDALLASWPARQAEGALAEAVLRAAECGLALQRAMREPLMRELSLSLRVAVGAGQVQAVVVGGVSGRWQMLMRGEPFVQLREAGHAAAPGEVVVSAAAWRCAGADLVGEAAPSGGARVKSVRAPAPRALSLPALPGGADAALRPFVSRVLCATLEVGARWLAELRRATVLFLRLDGLPEEASDALLPRLSDAVRAMQEAVYGMGGSVNQLLVDDKGLVLVAAFGLPTCAHEDDAARAVKAALQAHTALRTLGSTAAIGIATGRVCCGLRGGTTRYEYALMGRTVNLAARLMQEARDGILFDEATAQAVSERLQVERLPPVRVKGVAEPVPLFRPGGSGETRAPRADPRALVGRAAERALLDEALEGFARGQGGMLVLEGEPGMGKSSLLTHVARAARARGLRVLSGVADEAENATVYYAWRAVFTAWLGLSPATPAEDRRAALRARLARDPEAEALAPLLNPVLRLDLPDTERTSHLREQTRADAKLSLMVRLLGEAGPTVLLLEDGQWLDSSSWELLRRVARDLPGWLLVLSTRPLADNPPPALEFLLRLPSTRRVELSAMTDGDILALVCARLGVTRLQEEVAAFILEKAEGHPFYSEELAYTLRDNGLLIVEHGECRLAPAAGKLDALGLPSTLEGLITSRIDRLTTVQQLTLKAASVIGRTFGSRLLGDVHPLPEERERLAAHLSRLRAQDLALPVGNTSESLYLFKHAITQEVAYNLMLFSQRRRIHEAVARWYERTHTEELPLLYPRLAHHWLRANVRSKALEALEKAGEHALATYAPSEAVGFFTKALELEAEGPERVEPSRRARWERRLGRALRWLGRPEARRHLYRALELLGHPVPEGRGALAMGTLRGAARQLMGRMGLVRPPRGDVDRETWEEAAEACSDLGLLTYYELDMPRLGYLVFQMANFADRSGVASLRARAYASLTVLMGAVPSHGAARAYSRASRALASEAKDPHALELSRQSLSLYLLEAGRFAEAEESVKESIAGFTRLGNLRQADEASLVLLNLHIVQGRLTEAAALAAAMLASARRREDTQLAAWVREDQGRVLWREGRVAEAARQWETVERELDEHAVTSLPGALALAWLRQGHPERARALAEARAEQVLRIPVTIPILDGYSGLAETFLELWLAARERNEREAPALEHLARRCCEALERGVRACAAARPAACLSRGRLLLAEGRRRAARRRFEEAARAARALGMPWEAAAAHRLLAGLGEADRDWHLAESQRLMPG, encoded by the coding sequence ATGGAGACCACCGAGTTGCTCATGCCGTGCGTGCCGGCGTTGCTGGTGCGCCGCGCGGCACGCCATCCCGCGGCGCCGGAGCAAGCCGAGTCCAGGTGTTTCCCCGCCGCCGTCCTGCTCGCGGACGTGTCCGGCTTCACGCCGCTCACCGAGCGCCTGGCCCAGCGGGGCTCGGCGGGCGCGGAGGAGTTGTCACGGCTGCTCGAGCAGCTCTTCGGCCCGCTGGTGGAGGTCGTCGCCGCGCACGGCGGGGAGATCCTCCACTTTCCCGGGGACGCGCTGCTGGCGTCATGGCCCGCGCGGCAGGCGGAGGGAGCGCTCGCGGAGGCCGTGCTCCGGGCGGCGGAGTGCGGGCTCGCGTTGCAGCGGGCGATGCGCGAGCCCCTCATGCGGGAGTTGTCGCTCTCCCTGCGGGTGGCGGTGGGGGCGGGCCAGGTCCAGGCGGTGGTGGTGGGAGGCGTCTCTGGACGATGGCAGATGCTGATGCGGGGCGAGCCCTTCGTGCAGCTCCGGGAGGCCGGGCACGCCGCCGCGCCGGGCGAGGTGGTGGTCTCCGCGGCGGCCTGGCGGTGCGCGGGAGCGGACCTGGTGGGAGAGGCGGCCCCCTCGGGCGGAGCGCGCGTGAAGTCGGTGCGGGCTCCCGCGCCTCGAGCGCTGTCGCTGCCAGCGCTTCCCGGGGGCGCGGACGCGGCGCTGCGGCCCTTCGTCTCGAGGGTGCTGTGCGCGACACTGGAAGTGGGCGCCAGGTGGCTCGCCGAGCTGCGCCGGGCGACGGTGCTCTTCCTGCGGCTGGACGGGCTTCCGGAAGAGGCGTCGGACGCGCTGCTGCCACGGCTGTCGGACGCCGTGCGCGCGATGCAGGAGGCCGTCTACGGCATGGGCGGCAGCGTCAACCAGCTCCTGGTGGACGACAAGGGCCTGGTGTTGGTGGCGGCTTTCGGGCTGCCCACCTGCGCGCACGAGGATGACGCGGCGCGGGCGGTGAAGGCGGCGCTCCAGGCGCACACGGCGCTGCGGACGCTGGGGTCGACGGCGGCCATCGGCATCGCCACCGGACGGGTGTGTTGCGGGCTGCGCGGCGGCACCACCCGGTACGAGTACGCGTTGATGGGCCGCACGGTGAACCTCGCCGCGCGGCTGATGCAGGAGGCCCGGGATGGCATCCTGTTCGACGAGGCCACGGCCCAGGCGGTGAGCGAGCGGCTCCAGGTCGAGCGCCTGCCCCCGGTACGGGTCAAGGGCGTGGCGGAGCCGGTGCCCCTCTTCCGCCCCGGTGGCTCCGGAGAAACGCGCGCCCCCCGCGCGGACCCTCGCGCCCTGGTGGGCCGTGCCGCGGAACGCGCGCTCCTCGACGAGGCGTTGGAGGGCTTCGCCCGGGGCCAGGGAGGCATGCTCGTCCTGGAGGGAGAGCCGGGCATGGGCAAGTCCAGCCTGCTCACGCACGTGGCGCGCGCCGCCCGGGCGCGTGGGCTGCGCGTGCTGTCCGGCGTGGCGGACGAGGCGGAGAACGCCACCGTCTACTACGCCTGGCGCGCCGTCTTCACCGCGTGGCTCGGCCTGTCTCCCGCCACGCCCGCCGAGGATCGGCGCGCGGCGCTGCGGGCCCGGCTGGCCCGGGATCCCGAGGCGGAGGCATTGGCGCCGCTGCTCAACCCCGTCTTGCGGTTGGATCTGCCAGACACGGAGCGCACCAGCCACCTGCGGGAGCAGACGCGCGCGGACGCCAAGTTGTCGTTGATGGTGCGGCTGCTGGGTGAGGCGGGCCCCACGGTGCTCCTCCTCGAGGACGGCCAGTGGTTGGACTCGTCCTCGTGGGAGCTGCTCCGGAGGGTGGCGCGCGATCTCCCGGGCTGGTTGTTGGTGCTGTCCACGCGGCCGCTCGCGGACAACCCGCCGCCCGCCCTGGAGTTCCTCCTTCGGCTGCCCTCCACCCGCCGCGTGGAGCTGTCGGCGATGACGGACGGGGACATCCTCGCGCTGGTGTGCGCGCGGCTTGGCGTGACGCGGCTCCAGGAGGAAGTGGCCGCCTTCATCCTGGAGAAGGCCGAGGGCCACCCCTTCTACAGCGAGGAGCTGGCCTACACCCTGCGAGACAACGGGCTGTTGATCGTGGAGCATGGCGAGTGCCGGCTGGCCCCGGCGGCGGGAAAGCTGGACGCGCTGGGCCTGCCCTCGACGCTGGAGGGCCTCATCACCAGCCGCATCGATCGGCTGACGACGGTGCAGCAGCTCACCCTGAAGGCGGCGAGCGTCATCGGCCGCACCTTCGGCAGCCGACTGCTCGGGGACGTGCACCCCCTGCCCGAGGAGCGGGAGCGGCTGGCGGCGCACCTGTCGCGCCTGCGGGCGCAGGATCTGGCGCTGCCGGTGGGCAACACCTCCGAGTCGCTCTACCTCTTCAAGCACGCCATCACCCAGGAGGTCGCCTACAACCTGATGCTCTTCTCGCAGCGGCGGCGGATCCACGAGGCGGTGGCGCGCTGGTACGAGCGCACGCACACGGAGGAACTGCCGCTGCTCTACCCGCGGCTGGCCCACCACTGGCTCCGCGCGAACGTACGCTCCAAGGCGCTGGAGGCGTTGGAGAAGGCGGGCGAGCACGCGCTGGCGACGTACGCGCCGAGCGAGGCAGTGGGCTTCTTCACGAAGGCGCTGGAGCTGGAGGCGGAGGGGCCGGAGCGGGTGGAGCCCTCGCGGCGCGCGCGCTGGGAGCGGCGGCTGGGGCGCGCGTTGCGGTGGCTGGGCCGGCCCGAGGCACGGCGGCACCTGTACCGCGCGCTGGAACTGCTGGGCCACCCGGTGCCCGAGGGGCGTGGGGCCCTGGCCATGGGGACACTGCGCGGGGCGGCGCGGCAGTTGATGGGGAGGATGGGCCTCGTGCGCCCGCCGCGGGGAGACGTGGACCGCGAGACGTGGGAGGAAGCGGCGGAGGCGTGTTCGGATCTGGGGCTGCTGACGTACTACGAGCTGGACATGCCGAGGCTCGGCTACCTCGTGTTCCAGATGGCCAACTTCGCCGATCGCTCCGGCGTGGCGAGCCTCCGGGCGCGGGCCTACGCGTCGTTGACGGTGTTGATGGGCGCGGTGCCGTCACACGGCGCGGCCAGGGCCTACAGCCGTGCCAGCCGGGCGCTCGCGAGCGAGGCGAAGGATCCCCACGCCCTGGAACTGTCCAGGCAGTCGTTGTCGCTCTACCTGTTGGAGGCGGGCCGCTTCGCCGAGGCGGAGGAATCGGTGAAGGAGAGCATCGCGGGCTTCACCCGCCTGGGCAACCTGCGCCAGGCCGATGAGGCGAGCCTGGTGCTGCTCAACCTGCACATCGTCCAGGGGCGGCTGACCGAGGCGGCGGCGCTGGCGGCGGCAATGCTCGCCTCGGCCCGCCGGCGCGAGGACACGCAACTGGCGGCGTGGGTGCGAGAGGATCAGGGGCGCGTGCTGTGGCGAGAGGGACGTGTCGCCGAGGCCGCGAGGCAATGGGAGACAGTGGAGCGGGAGCTGGATGAGCACGCCGTGACGTCCCTCCCGGGCGCGCTGGCGCTGGCGTGGCTGCGACAAGGCCACCCCGAGCGGGCACGCGCCCTCGCCGAGGCCCGGGCGGAACAGGTGCTCCGCATCCCGGTCACGATTCCCATCTTGGATGGATACAGCGGCCTGGCGGAGACGTTCCTCGAGCTGTGGCTCGCGGCGCGGGAGCGGAACGAACGGGAGGCCCCGGCGCTGGAGCACCTCGCCCGGCGATGCTGCGAGGCGCTGGAGCGGGGAGTCCGGGCGTGCGCGGCCGCGCGGCCGGCGGCGTGCCTGAGCCGGGGCCGGCTACTGTTGGCGGAGGGGCGGCGCCGGGCCGCGCGGCGGAGGTTCGAGGAGGCCGCGCGCGCGGCCAGGGCCCTGGGCATGCCGTGGGAAGCGGCGGCCGCGCACCGGCTGCTCGCCGGGCTGGGCGAGGCGGATCGTGACTGGCACCTCGCCG
- a CDS encoding IS1380 family transposase, with protein MKTERNAKQVEFDSVGRRKLVAAFDGEHISSDGGLALLHRTDQRFELMRKFAECFKDLRRPELIEHSVEELVRQRVFGIACGYEDLVDHETLRNDPLLAAVVGKSEPQKQPLASPSTLNRLELTPADATAEARYRKVVYDGQAIENFFVDAFLDAHREPLREVVLDLDATDDPIHGTQEGRFFHGYYGNYCYLPLYIFAGDFLLCARLRTADLDAAAGSLEEVQRLVSRIRARWPQTRILLRADSGFARDELMTWCEQNGIDFVFGLARNARLEAMISGDLKLVRAVSREERKGAPVRAYRELRYRTLESWTRERRVVAKAEWLGDKFNPRFVVTSLRPQEHEARALYEQLYCARGDMENRIKEQQLDLFADRTSAHSLRANQLRLWFASAAYVLLNLLRHFGLRGTEMERAQAGTIRLKLLKVAAIVRVSVRRVVLSLSAAAPVKDLFARIAQQLHEVPTPS; from the coding sequence GTGAAAACAGAGCGTAACGCGAAGCAGGTCGAGTTCGACAGCGTGGGAAGGAGGAAACTGGTGGCGGCGTTCGACGGCGAGCACATCTCGTCGGATGGAGGGCTGGCGCTGTTGCACCGAACGGACCAGCGGTTCGAGCTGATGCGGAAGTTCGCCGAGTGCTTCAAGGACTTGAGAAGGCCGGAGTTGATTGAGCACTCGGTGGAAGAACTCGTCCGACAGCGCGTTTTCGGCATCGCGTGCGGCTACGAGGACCTGGTGGACCATGAGACGCTGCGAAACGACCCGCTGCTTGCGGCCGTGGTGGGCAAGTCGGAGCCCCAGAAGCAGCCTTTGGCCAGCCCGAGCACGCTCAACCGGCTGGAGCTGACGCCAGCGGACGCGACGGCCGAGGCCCGCTACCGGAAGGTGGTTTACGACGGCCAGGCCATCGAGAACTTCTTCGTCGATGCGTTCCTGGATGCGCACCGTGAGCCGCTGCGCGAAGTGGTGCTGGACCTCGATGCGACAGACGACCCGATTCACGGCACGCAGGAGGGCCGCTTCTTCCACGGCTACTACGGCAACTACTGCTACCTGCCGCTCTACATCTTCGCTGGCGACTTCCTGCTGTGCGCCAGGCTGCGCACCGCCGACCTCGACGCCGCCGCGGGCTCGCTGGAGGAAGTGCAGCGGCTCGTCTCGCGCATCCGCGCGCGCTGGCCGCAGACGCGCATCCTCCTGCGTGCGGATTCCGGCTTCGCCCGGGATGAACTCATGACCTGGTGCGAGCAGAACGGCATCGACTTCGTGTTCGGTCTGGCTCGAAACGCCCGGCTGGAAGCCATGATAAGCGGGGACCTGAAGCTGGTGCGCGCTGTCTCCCGCGAAGAGCGTAAAGGCGCTCCGGTGCGGGCGTACCGGGAACTTCGCTACCGCACCCTGGAGTCCTGGACGCGCGAACGCCGCGTTGTCGCGAAGGCCGAGTGGCTCGGGGACAAATTCAACCCGCGCTTCGTGGTGACTTCTTTGCGCCCCCAGGAGCATGAGGCCCGGGCTCTGTACGAGCAGCTCTACTGCGCCCGCGGCGACATGGAGAACCGAATCAAGGAGCAGCAGTTGGACCTCTTCGCCGACAGGACCAGCGCCCACTCCCTGCGCGCCAACCAGCTGCGCCTCTGGTTTGCCTCCGCCGCGTACGTCCTGCTGAACCTGCTGCGCCACTTCGGCCTACGCGGCACCGAGATGGAGCGGGCGCAGGCGGGCACCATCCGGTTGAAGCTGCTCAAGGTTGCCGCCATCGTCCGCGTCAGCGTCCGCCGCGTCGTGCTCTCGCTCAGCGCGGCTGCGCCGGTGAAGGACCTCTTCGCGCGCATCGCCCAACAGCTCCACGAAGTCCCAACTCCCTCCTGA
- a CDS encoding nitrilase family protein has translation MTSIRVASVQFQHVPGDKAYNLERIRHFAGLASANGVKLIAFPEMCVTGYWHVRHLDRAGISALAEPVASGPSVDILRALAREQELVLGVGLIEEGTDGRFYNAYVVCLPDGTVHTHRKLHSFESEHMASGDRYTVFETPLGIRVGVLICWDNNLVENARATALLGADVLMAPHQTGGTNSRSPHAMGRIDPELWRRRAEDPRAIEAEFRGPKGREWLMRWLPARAHDNGMFLLFSNGVGQDDDEVRTGNAMILDPYGRILAETWRAGDDMVVADLDLGLLPLCTGRRWLRGRRPELYGMLAEHRGDELEPRQARFSSEPTAAHHLPPSLTRPT, from the coding sequence ATGACGAGCATACGGGTCGCTTCGGTGCAGTTCCAGCATGTGCCGGGCGACAAGGCCTACAACCTCGAGCGCATCCGGCACTTCGCCGGCCTGGCCTCCGCCAACGGGGTCAAGCTGATCGCCTTTCCGGAGATGTGCGTGACGGGCTACTGGCATGTTCGCCACCTCGATCGGGCGGGCATCTCGGCGCTGGCCGAGCCTGTTGCCTCAGGCCCCTCGGTCGACATCCTCCGCGCGCTGGCTCGCGAACAGGAACTCGTGCTGGGCGTCGGGCTCATCGAAGAGGGCACCGACGGCCGCTTCTACAACGCCTATGTCGTCTGTCTGCCGGATGGGACGGTTCATACCCATCGCAAGCTCCACTCCTTCGAGAGCGAGCACATGGCGAGTGGCGATCGCTATACCGTCTTCGAAACGCCGCTGGGAATCCGGGTCGGGGTGTTGATCTGCTGGGACAACAACCTCGTCGAAAACGCCCGCGCGACAGCGCTCCTCGGTGCGGATGTGCTCATGGCACCGCATCAGACCGGCGGGACGAACTCGCGCAGCCCGCACGCCATGGGGCGGATCGATCCCGAACTCTGGCGGCGAAGAGCGGAAGACCCCCGCGCCATCGAGGCTGAATTCCGCGGGCCGAAGGGACGGGAGTGGCTGATGCGCTGGTTGCCAGCGCGTGCCCACGACAACGGCATGTTCCTCCTGTTCAGCAATGGTGTTGGCCAGGACGACGATGAGGTGCGCACCGGCAACGCGATGATCCTCGACCCCTACGGCCGCATCCTGGCGGAGACCTGGAGGGCGGGTGACGACATGGTGGTAGCGGACCTCGACCTCGGACTGCTGCCGCTGTGCACCGGACGCCGCTGGCTCCGCGGTCGCCGTCCCGAACTGTACGGCATGCTGGCCGAGCACAGGGGAGACGAGCTGGAGCCCCGGCAGGCCCGATTCTCTTCCGAGCCAACGGCGGCACACCATCTTCCGCCATCACTGACACGTCCCACCTGA
- a CDS encoding DUF4326 domain-containing protein, which produces MTSTGRTLAVHVHDGCDVYVGRAFRAWARPGPLNPVPGRFGNPFKPGGVGTPGAMLRRYFDLWLAALSESEREHVLAEALRRMGPEADAFESYRWYLELRTRHDPAFLADVLALRGNRLGCWCKPGPCHADVLAAWVDARPPGRR; this is translated from the coding sequence ATGACGAGCACCGGGCGCACCCTCGCGGTGCACGTGCACGACGGGTGTGATGTCTACGTGGGCCGGGCCTTCCGCGCGTGGGCCAGACCAGGCCCCCTCAATCCCGTGCCGGGCCGCTTCGGCAACCCCTTCAAACCCGGCGGTGTGGGCACTCCGGGTGCCATGCTGCGCCGCTACTTCGACCTGTGGCTCGCCGCCCTGTCCGAGTCGGAGCGCGAGCACGTCCTCGCCGAGGCCCTGCGCCGCATGGGCCCGGAGGCGGATGCCTTCGAGTCCTACCGCTGGTACCTGGAACTGCGCACCCGGCACGACCCGGCCTTCCTCGCGGACGTGCTCGCCCTGAGGGGCAATCGCCTGGGGTGCTGGTGCAAGCCCGGCCCCTGCCACGCGGACGTGCTCGCCGCGTGGGTGGACGCGCGGCCCCCTGGTCGGCGCTGA